The Micromonospora sp. WMMD961 genome has a segment encoding these proteins:
- a CDS encoding acyl-CoA dehydrogenase family protein, which translates to MELTLSAEQAAVRQLAAEFADRELVPHAATWDRRESVDPAIVGMLGDLGFLGLTISEAEGGSGGDHLAYCLVLEELGRGDSAVRGIVSVSLGLVAKSIAGHGSAEQRADWLPRLCAGTALGCFALTEPDSGSDAAALRTRAVRDGTDWLLTGTKTFITNGTTADVALVFARTGGPGHRGITAFLVPTDSPGLTRREIHGKLGLRGQATGELGFDEVRVPDAARLGPEGGGFRLALATLAKGRMSVAAGCVGIAQGCLDAAVGYAGERTQFGKPIAGHQLVQQLLAAIAVDTAAARLLVWQVADLIDRDQPFATEASMAKLFASEAAVRAANNAVQVFGGYGYIDEYPVGKYLRDARVATLYEGTSQIQQLLIGRALTGVNAF; encoded by the coding sequence ATGGAGCTCACCCTCTCCGCCGAGCAGGCGGCGGTCCGCCAACTGGCCGCCGAGTTCGCCGACCGGGAGCTGGTGCCGCACGCGGCCACCTGGGACCGGCGCGAGTCGGTCGACCCCGCCATCGTCGGCATGCTGGGTGACCTGGGGTTCCTGGGGTTGACCATCAGCGAGGCCGAGGGCGGCTCCGGTGGCGACCACCTCGCGTACTGCCTGGTCCTGGAAGAGCTGGGCCGCGGCGACTCGGCGGTGCGCGGCATCGTCTCGGTCTCCCTCGGCCTGGTCGCGAAGTCGATCGCCGGGCACGGCAGCGCGGAACAACGAGCCGACTGGCTGCCCCGACTCTGCGCCGGCACCGCACTCGGCTGCTTCGCGTTGACCGAGCCGGACAGCGGCTCGGACGCCGCCGCGCTGCGCACCCGTGCGGTCCGCGACGGCACCGACTGGCTGCTCACCGGCACGAAGACGTTCATCACCAACGGCACCACCGCCGACGTCGCGCTGGTCTTCGCCCGCACCGGTGGCCCCGGGCACCGAGGCATCACCGCGTTCCTGGTGCCCACCGACAGCCCCGGGCTGACCCGACGGGAGATCCACGGCAAGCTCGGCCTGCGCGGCCAGGCCACCGGCGAGCTGGGCTTCGACGAGGTACGCGTGCCCGACGCGGCCCGCCTCGGCCCCGAGGGCGGTGGGTTCCGCCTGGCCCTGGCCACGCTCGCCAAGGGGCGGATGTCGGTGGCCGCCGGGTGCGTCGGCATTGCCCAGGGCTGCCTCGACGCGGCGGTCGGCTACGCGGGGGAGCGGACCCAGTTCGGCAAGCCGATCGCCGGGCACCAGCTCGTCCAACAACTGCTGGCAGCGATCGCGGTGGACACCGCCGCCGCCCGGCTTCTGGTGTGGCAGGTCGCCGACCTCATCGACCGCGACCAGCCGTTCGCCACCGAGGCGTCGATGGCCAAGCTCTTCGCCAGCGAGGCCGCGGTCCGCGCGGCCAACAACGCGGTCCAGGTGTTCGGTGGGTACGGCTACATCGACGAGTACCCGGTCGGCAAGTACCTGCGCGACGCCCGGGTCGCCACCCTCTACGAGGGCACCAGCCAGATCCAGCAACTCCTCATCGGCCGCGCGCTCACCGGCGTCAACGCCTTCTAG
- a CDS encoding LuxR family transcriptional regulator — translation MVTASRVQLTVLRGRDDECRALRSLLDGVTDGGGALLLQGEPGSGRTALVGYARRYAQTCAVLAGNGLAEEASLPYAGLQRLLDPVLDRTAALADEQRQLLRRALAGESCPADRQLTLSMAVLGLLAAAAGDHPLLAVMDDVDRGDPQTAQVLAFVARRLRHLPVAVLLTADVTTMIDGVPAHRLRPLDVRDSVAILTDRLPECPTAPVAATLAVVGGGNPQALVDLAEVLTPGQWRGEDPLPTAPPADGALGRAYRARLDRLPPDTRRVLLLAALDEDGEPGTLIRAAGVAGAEVEALAPAEVAGLVRVEPRGVTFPQPLVRALIASSATLAQRRTAHRLLAGVLVADGQRLRRAMHLAAAAAGADPALADELEQAAVGGAGGWATASAALRWAADLSDEPTRTAARLLTAAQYAWAGGQPDVARLLLDRLRPVCTDPGVRGRADLLLGELELRCGTAARASARLLAAAAAVAGTDRARALSGLVRAGEAVCFAGDQYRYAEVGRRALALRRPDDPPALELMGSLVGGVAATLRGDHERAGPALRRAVVLGGRLTGPALTPTALSCAAAAGLVVAVDGAAHQLADRAVGVARERGELSMLSRALELRAVAEYWLGRHEAAAATSRDGLRVARATGQVNCANVHLGMLAVLAAVRADRDTSLRWIREIGEAPMPGSRPHALAGWALAVLDLVDGRHAEAADRLASLARLGTGRGQVLVQVMATPYLVEAAAHLPCRPTATAALAVFDRWASSTASPLRRALSARCHALLAPRGGPEAEQEFQRALRLHPTEAGTFERARTELLFGQELRRSRRPRDARTHLHQAREMFTLLGVGCWAEQATTELRAAGESVGPPDLPAARLLTGQQLRIAELVAEGATNREIAARMFLSTRTVDHHLRNVFHRLGIRSRTELVRAFATERHVRLASDR, via the coding sequence CACTGGCCGACGAGCAACGCCAACTGCTGCGGCGCGCGCTGGCCGGGGAGAGCTGCCCGGCCGACCGCCAGCTGACGCTGTCGATGGCGGTGCTCGGGTTGCTCGCCGCCGCCGCCGGGGACCATCCGCTGCTCGCCGTGATGGACGACGTCGACCGGGGCGATCCCCAGACGGCGCAGGTGCTGGCCTTCGTGGCGCGCAGGCTACGGCACCTGCCGGTCGCAGTCCTGCTCACCGCCGATGTCACCACCATGATCGACGGAGTGCCGGCACACCGACTCCGGCCGCTCGACGTGCGCGACAGCGTCGCCATCCTCACCGACCGGCTGCCCGAGTGCCCCACCGCGCCGGTCGCGGCCACCCTCGCGGTGGTCGGTGGCGGCAACCCGCAGGCCCTGGTGGATCTGGCCGAGGTGCTCACCCCGGGGCAGTGGCGGGGAGAGGATCCGCTGCCCACCGCGCCACCGGCGGACGGCGCGCTGGGCCGCGCGTACCGAGCCCGGCTGGACCGGTTACCGCCGGACACCCGGCGGGTGCTGCTGCTCGCGGCACTCGACGAGGACGGCGAGCCGGGCACTCTGATCCGGGCCGCGGGTGTCGCCGGCGCCGAGGTCGAGGCGCTTGCCCCGGCGGAGGTCGCCGGCCTGGTGCGCGTCGAGCCGCGGGGCGTCACGTTCCCGCAACCGTTGGTGCGCGCTCTGATCGCGTCGAGTGCGACGCTCGCGCAACGGCGTACGGCGCACCGACTGCTCGCCGGGGTGCTGGTCGCCGACGGGCAGCGGCTGCGCCGCGCGATGCATCTCGCCGCCGCCGCGGCCGGTGCGGACCCGGCCCTCGCCGACGAGCTGGAACAGGCGGCAGTCGGTGGCGCCGGCGGCTGGGCCACCGCGTCGGCGGCGCTGCGCTGGGCCGCCGACCTCAGCGACGAACCAACCCGGACAGCCGCCCGGCTGCTGACCGCCGCCCAGTATGCCTGGGCCGGGGGACAGCCCGACGTGGCTCGGCTCCTCCTCGACCGCCTCCGCCCGGTGTGCACGGACCCGGGCGTCCGGGGTCGCGCCGACCTGCTGCTCGGTGAGCTGGAGCTGCGGTGCGGCACGGCGGCACGTGCGTCGGCCCGGTTGCTCGCCGCCGCCGCGGCGGTGGCCGGCACCGATCGTGCGCGGGCACTGTCCGGGCTGGTTCGAGCCGGCGAGGCGGTCTGCTTCGCCGGTGACCAGTACCGGTATGCCGAGGTGGGCCGCCGGGCGTTGGCGTTGCGGCGGCCGGACGACCCTCCCGCACTGGAGCTGATGGGCAGTCTGGTCGGCGGGGTGGCGGCGACCCTGCGCGGTGACCACGAGCGGGCCGGCCCCGCGTTGCGCCGCGCCGTCGTGCTGGGTGGTCGGCTGACCGGGCCGGCGCTGACTCCCACCGCGCTGAGCTGCGCCGCAGCAGCTGGCCTGGTGGTCGCGGTGGACGGCGCGGCACACCAACTCGCCGACCGTGCCGTCGGGGTGGCCCGCGAGCGGGGCGAGCTGTCCATGCTGTCCCGGGCGCTGGAGTTGCGGGCCGTCGCCGAGTACTGGTTGGGTCGGCACGAGGCGGCGGCGGCGACCTCCCGCGACGGGCTGCGGGTCGCGCGGGCCACCGGTCAGGTCAACTGCGCCAACGTCCATCTCGGCATGCTCGCCGTGCTCGCCGCCGTGCGGGCGGACCGGGACACCAGCCTGCGGTGGATCCGCGAGATCGGCGAGGCGCCGATGCCGGGCAGCCGTCCGCACGCGCTCGCCGGTTGGGCCCTGGCGGTGCTCGACCTGGTCGACGGCCGGCACGCCGAGGCTGCGGACCGGTTGGCGTCGTTGGCCCGGCTCGGCACCGGGCGCGGTCAGGTGCTGGTGCAGGTGATGGCCACTCCGTACCTGGTGGAGGCGGCGGCCCACCTGCCCTGCCGGCCGACCGCGACGGCGGCTCTCGCCGTGTTCGACAGATGGGCCAGCAGCACCGCGAGCCCGTTGCGGCGGGCCCTGTCCGCCCGGTGCCACGCGCTGCTCGCGCCGCGCGGCGGCCCCGAGGCCGAGCAGGAGTTCCAGCGTGCGCTGCGGCTGCACCCGACCGAGGCCGGCACGTTCGAGCGGGCACGCACCGAGCTGCTCTTCGGTCAGGAGCTGCGCCGCAGTCGACGCCCCCGCGACGCGCGTACCCACCTGCACCAGGCCCGCGAGATGTTCACGCTGCTCGGGGTCGGTTGCTGGGCCGAGCAGGCCACCACGGAGTTGCGGGCGGCCGGTGAGTCGGTCGGACCACCGGACCTGCCGGCGGCGCGACTGCTGACCGGGCAACAACTGCGGATCGCCGAGCTGGTCGCGGAGGGCGCCACCAACCGGGAGATCGCCGCCCGGATGTTCCTGTCCACCCGCACGGTGGACCACCACCTGCGCAACGTCTTTCACCGGCTGGGCATCCGCTCGCGTACCGAGTTGGTGCGCGCGTTCGCCACCGAGCGGCACGTCAGGCTGGCCTCCGACCGATGA